The genomic stretch AAAACCGGTCAGTTTAGGTGGACGTTATTGCTTAGAATTGAAGATTAACAACAATATCAACCTTGGCCAGTGAAGTTTAAAGAAGTTTTCTGTAGTAGAGTGAGAAGTCAATGTTTATGCTGGCTATGCTTGCATATTTCAATCAGCAAGCAATTCTCCAAgttttagtgatttttaaaGCTCAAATTTGTGTAGGATTTGAGTGTACGCTACAGTCTCTACTCTCCTTCAAATTCAATCCTTATATTTTTGGGGCATGACTTGATTTTTAATATGCATGGAACTCCCCTTTTTGAGTTTGCTTATTCCCGTTTtgctatgtaattttttaaaggGACAGGATAAGcactttgaaaaaaaaatcgtaaATATTGCACTTTAACTTGTGTATACTCACTTTGTTCCCTAATCCATGTTTTCACCCTTTGAACATAAAAGTATATGTTGATTAAAGTTTGAAGGATGTTACTCTTGGGTTTCTTTTCCCCCCTTTGGGTACATCATCAGTGGTAATCAACTCCTACTAGTTTTCCTTGAACAATTTCTTTGGCTCGAGAGCATACATCTCTCACTTCTAAATCTTGTCTTGGATaaataatatactactattagaTATGCATATTCTGTTGTCTTGATAATTTCTAAATGACTCATTTTAACCTTTTTCCAGATCCATTAATACCAAACCAACAAGGGGTCGTGTAGCAATGATGCCTATTGGAACACCTAGAGTGCCTTACAGAAACCCAGTTGAAGGAACTTGGCAGTGGGTTGATTTGTGGAATGCTCTTGTAAGTCTATCTGGCTACACATGTCCAGTAAATTTGTATGAATTACTTCTTTTTTGAATTACTTTATAAAATAGAGTTTGAGAGATCATCATAGCTTTACCATATTTCCTTTGTTTTTATCAAAGATTTGTGCTATGCTATCAAGCATGTCATCAGATCATCTGTTGCCACTTAGTTATTCCCGGAACAATTGGTTATATGATGTGCATAGAAGATGAGTTATTTCGTGTCCACTCCCTGCATTATAAATTATCGAAGTTTGTTTTTATGTTAAACGGTACCACCTTCTTTGAAACTCATCTGACAGAAGTTAATAATCTCTTTAACTGCAGTACCGTGAGCGTGTTATTTTTATTGGGCAAAACATAGACGAGGAGTTCAGCAATCAGATACTTGCTACGATGCTGTACCTCGACAGTATTGAGGATTCAAAGAGGCTCTATATGTACATTAATGGCCCTGGAGGAGACGTGAGTTCTTCATTTACAACTTGGCACATacatttttgcattttttaatgtttgtagCACTCTTTATGACTTAtgtcataatttaatatttagtTCCTCCTTTTCCATTAAAAATCTTATGATCACTATGCATCTCTGTTGCAGCTCACTCCTAGCATGGCTATCTATGATACGATGCAGAGTTTGAAAAGTCCTGTTGGCACTCACTGTGTTGGATATGCTTATAATTTGGCAGGTTTTCTCCTTGCCGCTGGCGAGAAGGTACATTGTTTAAGGGCTTAAATGTATAGTTAGATATAATAACAATATTAAATTCTTCTGTCCATACAAATATGAAATTATAGCTCATAAAGATATGTCTTCGGTCATAAGCTAGGTCTAAAAACCTGTATGTGTTGAGTAGAACATGGCGATTTTATTACGTTTCTTTTTTTGTGTTTCTTGATGTCGTTctataaaaatgacaaaaagcTCTTGCCTTTTGAATGTTCAGCTTTTCTCTGTCATGTGGCAATTGATAGCCTCCTCATCAGATTCGTTGAGTTGCATAATAGTATGATAATATGAAATTCCTGACACTCAGTGTAGTGATTTCATTTACAATTTCCTTTTCTTGAAGGGTAATCGCTTTGCCATGCCGCTGTCAAGAGTTTCATTACAATCTCCAGCTGGAGCTGCGCGTGGTCAGGTTtgatcaattattttttcttgtaTCTCTAGCCTCATTTTGCTCTTGCCAGCAACTTATAACATATGTTTGAGAACCCTTTTCTAGGCTGATGATATTCGTAATGAGGCTGATGAGCTGCTACGAATAAGAGACTATCTTTTCAAGGAGCTGGCTCAGAAAACTGGCCAGCCAGTTGAGAAGGTCATAATtgtcaataattttttattatcttCATTTCTGTTCTAGTGCCAAGTGGAATTTAATGAATTTGAGCATCTTTTACTGTGACAATTTCCATAAAGTACATGAACTTTAGCCCGTTTTTGGTCTTGTGCAAGATTTAAAAAGCAGTTTGCAAAAGATAACCAAAAGCTCTTGTTTTATGGCATTTGGTATTTCTGTTGACATGTGCACTAATTCTTGGACATGAATATGCAGGTTCACCAGGACCTAAGTCGGGTGAAGCGCTTCAACGCTCAGGAGGCTCTTGAATATGGTCTCATTGATCGGATAGTTAGGCCACCCCGTATAAAGGCTGATGCACCACGACAGGATACTACCGCAGGTCTTGGATAGTTCATCCTTAGCTTGTAACCAGAATGCCTCTGGCAGATACGTAGTTACAGATGTTCTAAGCTTCAGTTAGCCTTTGGCATTGACAAACTCACTTTTTTCTGTTAATTTGATGACTCCCTTTCTTGATAATGTTTCTTCCAACATATGACAAGTACAAGTGAATTGGCATACGCAGAATAAATCGATATGCATATCTCATATCTGCTTGGCACATTGGGCATTCATTAAATAAAGAGAAGTAGGATTTCAAATCCTTGTTTGTATAAGATTAAAACACAAGTTCATTCACATAAATGATGGCTTAATTTGGACATCATATATTAGAATCTGCTAACATTCATAGTTACAAGAAAGAGATGCAAAATCTTAAGCAGCTAACAAAATTGTGGTTTCAATCAATCAAAAACAACAGTCACAATCAAAAGGGCACAGAGCAGTTCCTCCTGCATCAGGCTTCCCTATGCCCAGCTCTTCTTCTGAAAACACGGCCAGCCCATCAACGGTTTTCTTCCTCGGTCCAGAAGTGCCGCTGCAAATGAACTGTGTTCAAAGGAGTGGCTCTTCACacactctctcttctttttgtcGAGTGGTCTCACTTTTGCAGCAGCTACTTTGGCCTCGGCCTCAGCCTTCTTTTCCGTTTCCAGTTTCTTGCGTTTCTTTGCAGCAAAGATTTCATCAATCTCACCTCCCTTCCTTTTTCTGGACAGAGACCTTCTCCTGTTGTGCAAGGTTACTCCTGTGTTCTACTTTTGGATCCTTGTTCGACTTAGCAACTTTTttcatggaacggagggagtagtatactTAGCAACTTAGCAACTTGATGTTTTGAAAGATGCATAGTATACTACTTCactttgcccggccaccactccgtgggtcaccactccgagcggtcccaaacgcactcgttggtcacggcgagttcgttgtccggccaccactccgagccgtttgggctctcaatgaaagagccaattgatacagaccaaacaggagaactcatcccaaaagactaacctgttaggagagagagcccatttagtctatatacctcacatcagttgttctcacaaccgatgtgggaattgagtctgtAACACTTTCCTTCTCCAAACAAGTGGGAATCAAATTGAATAACTAATTTGTTTTCTACCCTTATCAAAATGAGTTCACCACATGATTTTCAAATACAACCAAACACAGATTATATTATATCTCTCCACTCCAACACAAATTGTATCGATTAATCCAGgcaaacaaaaccaaaaaaaaggGAAACTTAAACGAGCTGTTGGACAAATCCAAGAAACAAATAACAGTGTACCTGAAACTGCGGATTTGTTTCTTCGTCTTTGGCGGCTTCGTCGACTGTTGATTAACGATTTCAGTTCAAAGTGAGGGTATTCGAGCTCATCGATATTTATTGTAAAGACGTTTTAATTTTGTTAGCACTACTACTTAAACTTAATTAGCGAAAGAGTTTATAAACATATTAGTACTACATTAACATAAGCTGGAATAGCTCAGTTGGTTAGAGCGTGTGGCTGTTAACCACAAGGTCGGAGGTTCAAGCCCTCCTTCTAGcgttttttgtatatatatagatttgaataacttttttataattattggacctttttatttattactcctatttGCATCACTTTTCAAAGCTCTTAAGATAAGTTCGAACCTAatatgagtttttatttttatttttatttttatttttttaaagatggATATCTCCGGAAGTTCTATACATAGATATAGTATCATATGAACATGAAAGTGGAATTAATTAAGGTGGAAAGGGAAAAAGATAGATATAGTATCACATATGGATATGAAAGTAGATTAAATTAAGGTGGAAAGGAAAAAAGATGTCCTTAAAAGTGTAAGTAACCCAATTCCGAAGAGAGGAGCGCGCAAGTTTGGTACATCAAAAAAGAAACAAGTTTACATCTGAACTAGGAGTATATTACACCTTCAAGATAAAACCAAATTAGAGGAATAACTTAAATCGAAACTTTAAAAGAGTTATAAAGACGCCTCAAATTATAAAATACAATCAAATAAGATGTCGCTTTCACCCAATCCATCCAAACAGaatgcagcagcagcagcagcagcagcagctcgaGTGTCTGGGACTGTTGCTAACAGAAACACTAAAACGAATTCTCGTCGTCTTCAAGTGCATTGTAAATCATCCTACACCATATTTTCAGATTGTGTTTAACAATTTAATCTCTTCTAAATATCAGATGATATGGGGGAAGGAGACTAGCTTACCAGAACAAACACATGAACAGAAGAAGTATGATATAGCCTAGCTTGAAAAGTCTCTCCTTCTTCTCCCAATTTAACAAGTTGAAGATTTCAGTCACATCTATGAGGTGCTGTCTTTGAAGGTACCTGATTAAACATTTTCGCATGCACAAAATAACTTCAGTCAAATGACCCACATGTATAAAAACTAACAAACTGGCATGACCAAATATCAAACGATGCATGTGAGCGAAAAAGGTTAAAGCCTTATATTCACCCCCACAGAAGAAGTACAGGGCTAACAAGGAAAGGCCATCGATTACACAAGTAGGGACGAGCATAACTAAACTGACACCACACATCCAAACCGAGCCAATATGTTTCGATCCAGTTAGGGAAATAAAAACCAAAAGTTTCAGTTTTACTTTAGGGTCTTGGTCACATAAAACACACTCTATGGGTTCAAGTTATTTTGTTATTGACGAATGGCATGACTTTTTGCTAGAAATTATCATGACTCGGGGTTATGCTACTGTTTTTGCCACTCAACCATAGATAAAATCTTCCACTATCACACTACAATATAACCTCGGTGAAAAATACAAACGTGTTAGAGAAAATAAGTGCATGTAAAGTCCTGATTTAGGTCTTGAAACCTACTAAGATGGGACCGAATGACACCCCAAGTGTGATACCAGTAATTCTAAGCATTGAAAAGACTGGTTTTATATCTGCTGTTGCCCATCCTAAGTACACCATCACAAACAAAAGGTAGTGCCAGAAAGGTTACAGCTCAAGGTATGTATAAGTGACATGTGCCTTATAATCAAAGACACCCTACTAGTTCATGCAATAGAAGATATGTCCAAAACCAAGACGACAGTATCGAAGCAAACTAGGAAATGGAAGTGATGAGAATCTTAACCATTGAAATCATCAGTTGATGTGTGTTTTGGATGTTTTTAATCTCTATTATCGGATGCTAtcttttattcatatttatcTTCTTAGCTACCTTGAGCCACTGAGTTTATTGAAGTAGAATAACTATAAAATAAAGTTCAAAGAGTTCATGTCTCATGGAATATCAAAAGCAGAAGATATGTTTAATTTAAGAATGAAGCAGAAGCAGAAGCAGAAGAACCTTACAGTCTCATGTTGTAGTACAGGTACGGGACACAGAGAAGTGACATAAACCAATGTCCAGTGATAAGGAAGAGGAAGCACAAAACTCCTTGTGTGATGAACTCTGGTAAAACTACTTTGTTTATTCGAGACGCCGAATCATAAGGATTGATATAATCAAACTCTAAATCCGCCAAGCACATAAGCTGCATTAAATGCGGAATAGGGTTAAAGATACTGTATTACATGCAGTTTTTATGAATCAAGACAACGTACAAACTTCAGAATGCAGCTCTAGAGCAGCATACTCtgtaatactccttccgtcccatagaaataggccatatttcgtttttcgtccgtcccatagaaatagtccatatccatttatggtaactttttttcttctcttttactttatcatttaccACCCACTACACAATtgcaactactttttctctttctcttactttaccaagtacacattaaaacccgtgtcaacCCTAAAgagcctatttctatgggacggagggagtattaaaggAAAAACACGAACAGCTAAATTTTCCTCAGTGTTTTTAAACTGTACTATATGTAAACCTTAGTCATTGTTTGGTCATTCATTCATACAAGGGTGAGCAATACCACTAGCTACaatcaaaattccaaaaaaGAAAGTTTCCTCTGCAAGATCATAAAGAAGCCAACTCATACCGAACCTGGGATGAATAGGTAAACTATGCATTCTTCAGATTCAAAACCTACATACGTACCCTACTCACTATATTATTAACCAGATCTTGAATCCAAAGGTTAGATGAAGATTATAACACAGATGACTCTATACCTTTtccatcaaattcaaaattaaatatactgATCTAGAATGTTCAAAACCCACAATCCTTAAACAACAAGAATTCTATCTACATTTGTTTCAATTTGATAAATCATGCATAACAAAATCCCAGATTCATCAGTTTTAAAATCAGAAACTCTTTCAGGTACATTTCCTCTCAGAATGATAATAGTCGGATTGTAAAAGTTATGCTAAATGTAGATGAATCAATTTTTTAGCCTGAATAATTAATTCTAAGCAATATACAAGTATTGATAGCACTGGGAAGCTTTTACACATAATTTGATTAGTTAAGCCAATAAGAAAATTCCTCAAAACGAGTATAGTAAGTACATACTAACTAAGCGAACTCATCGACACAAAAAAACTCTCAAGTTTCAACAGAAAAATGGTCGAATCTCAAATCAGATTAACACTCCACTCCTTCATTGCGGAATAAAATAACCAACCAACTATCCACAAAATCAAAGAAAGCAGGAATTTTCCACAACATTATGCATCTCCCTAGCAGCACAATGAagacaaatccaaaaaatacACGTACAAATTAAGGAATTTTTATGGATCATAACCTGGAAAACAATCATAACGAGGAGAGCAACTA from Salvia splendens isolate huo1 chromosome 4, SspV2, whole genome shotgun sequence encodes the following:
- the LOC121801531 gene encoding protein cornichon homolog 4-like, with product MGEVLAWLLFFFILVALLVMIVFQLMCLADLEFDYINPYDSASRINKVVLPEFITQGVLCFLFLITGHWFMSLLCVPYLYYNMRLYLQRQHLIDVTEIFNLLNWEKKERLFKLGYIILLLFMCLFWMIYNALEDDENSF
- the LOC121801339 gene encoding ATP-dependent Clp protease proteolytic subunit-related protein 2, chloroplastic-like — translated: MAVAPASYFNSALDSSPPSLSCSTRIFVGLRVQSPNGWGVGKSNLNVEFRDKVYKSMESRSINTKPTRGRVAMMPIGTPRVPYRNPVEGTWQWVDLWNALYRERVIFIGQNIDEEFSNQILATMLYLDSIEDSKRLYMYINGPGGDLTPSMAIYDTMQSLKSPVGTHCVGYAYNLAGFLLAAGEKGNRFAMPLSRVSLQSPAGAARGQADDIRNEADELLRIRDYLFKELAQKTGQPVEKVHQDLSRVKRFNAQEALEYGLIDRIVRPPRIKADAPRQDTTAGLG